In one window of Paenarthrobacter nicotinovorans DNA:
- a CDS encoding SURF1 family cytochrome oxidase biogenesis protein, with the protein MYRFLFSSKWLGYFVLAVIFATACVFLGRWQMDRRAETLAEINRVVSNYSATPIPYSEIKDQFNALDPEREWTQVQLRGSYDIDGQRVVRNRPLNGQPGYEVVVPFRLTTGEAVVIDRGWLPIGNNTPGRPDVVPAPPTGEVTVVARLKPAEPKLDRGAVDGQLASIDLASFATELSYPIATGAYGQLASEEPAVQPMPTPFPKPATEEGTHLSYSLQWFAFGVLMFIGFGYAARQQARNAAIDAEDEEDEQIMAAGGSPKRRAPAPRKNKRPTAEEEEDAILDAQGY; encoded by the coding sequence ATGTACCGTTTCCTCTTCTCCAGCAAGTGGCTGGGGTACTTCGTTTTGGCCGTGATTTTCGCGACTGCCTGTGTGTTTTTGGGGCGCTGGCAGATGGACCGCAGGGCTGAGACGCTCGCCGAAATCAATCGCGTTGTCAGCAACTATTCCGCGACGCCCATCCCCTATTCCGAGATCAAGGACCAGTTCAACGCGCTGGATCCCGAACGGGAATGGACGCAGGTCCAACTCCGCGGCAGCTACGACATCGACGGGCAGCGCGTTGTCCGCAACCGCCCGTTGAACGGCCAGCCAGGCTACGAGGTCGTGGTTCCTTTCCGCCTCACCACCGGCGAGGCGGTGGTGATCGACCGCGGCTGGCTGCCGATCGGCAACAACACACCGGGCCGTCCCGACGTCGTTCCGGCGCCTCCCACAGGCGAGGTCACCGTTGTTGCGCGCCTGAAGCCCGCCGAACCGAAGCTTGACCGCGGGGCGGTGGATGGGCAGCTTGCCTCCATTGACCTGGCAAGCTTTGCCACTGAACTTTCCTACCCCATCGCCACCGGAGCCTACGGACAGCTGGCCAGCGAGGAACCTGCCGTGCAGCCCATGCCGACACCGTTCCCCAAACCGGCCACCGAAGAAGGAACCCACCTCTCCTACTCCCTTCAATGGTTCGCCTTTGGAGTCCTGATGTTCATTGGGTTCGGCTACGCCGCGCGCCAACAGGCCCGCAACGCTGCCATCGACGCCGAAGACGAAGAGGACGAGCAGATCATGGCCGCCGGCGGAAGCCCGAAGCGCCGTGCCCCTGCCCCGCGCAAGAACAAGCGGCCCACAGCCGAAGAAGAGGAAGACGCA
- a CDS encoding DUF3099 domain-containing protein, which produces MERDDSAVTRENSPLQQVPGEPDAVSSDPEVHSITDAAAAHSEDMRERMIKYAVAMGIRMVCIVLIFVVDGWFKIIAIAGAVFLPWIAVVIANGNDKAEDHSDSLLDYVAVPELERSDLPDDDQDGDAPTVLQGELVDDPPAEGDADPGTNDHAGEAGNPGDGRTAS; this is translated from the coding sequence TTGGAGCGTGATGATTCAGCTGTGACACGAGAGAACAGCCCCCTGCAGCAAGTGCCCGGGGAACCGGACGCGGTCTCCAGCGACCCCGAAGTCCACAGCATCACCGATGCCGCTGCCGCGCACTCCGAGGACATGCGCGAACGAATGATCAAGTACGCCGTCGCCATGGGGATCCGCATGGTCTGCATCGTCCTGATTTTCGTCGTTGACGGCTGGTTCAAGATCATTGCCATTGCAGGCGCGGTCTTTCTTCCCTGGATCGCCGTGGTCATCGCCAACGGCAACGACAAAGCCGAGGACCACAGCGATTCACTGCTGGACTATGTGGCAGTTCCGGAACTCGAGCGGTCGGACCTGCCTGACGATGACCAGGATGGCGACGCGCCCACGGTGCTTCAGGGCGAATTGGTGGACGACCCACCGGCCGAGGGAGACGCAGACCCCGGAACGAATGACCACGCAGGAGAAGCCGGCAACCCCGGCGACGGACGGACGGCTTCATGA